A stretch of Halichondria panicea chromosome 1, odHalPani1.1, whole genome shotgun sequence DNA encodes these proteins:
- the LOC135332660 gene encoding uncharacterized protein LOC135332660 — protein sequence MPNHIVECRDTFCVESFNHQLLTYISKRVHFAEATFNMRMNLAIMDWNENVRRGCTSERLVQDMRRPDRRTPIRVLKEKSFNFAGEYGRITSSREKLTSVSL from the exons ATGCCGAATCATATTGTCGAG tgtcgAGACACATTCTGTGTGGAGTCTTTCAATCACCAGCTGCTCACATACATCTCGAAACGTGTACACTTTGCGGAAGCTACATTCAACATGAGAATGAACCTTGCTATTATGGACTGG AACGAGAATGTACGTAGAGGGTGTACAAGTGAACGACTGGTTCAGGACATGAGAAGACCGGATCGTAGGACTCCCATAAGAGTGCTGAAGGAAAAATCGTTCAACTTTGCCGGAGAATATGGGAGAATTACGAGcagcagagaaaagttgacctcaG TGAGTTTGTAG
- the LOC135352129 gene encoding uncharacterized protein LOC135352129 isoform X2, with the protein MATEQDSDAQKKLARDLYWAVKNDDVTKVRSLLGQGADPNHQLYWSDEWAGKLPPLHSACYEGYLEIVKTLVTHGARTDKRDRTNNSTPLHRACYGGHKEVVQYLIEEVGCSTDVRDDDNVTPLHSACYGGSKDTVQYLVEELKMDVDVRDMFGRTPLHDACVNGHIQLVKYLVEELKWDVDVTDDDGDTPLDMAVMMSHTEVADYLKSVVSTPEPGTPLTEEDSDALEKLLLDKKIKEFTLTGERTYEAVERHLRELEHRELAANLRGNLDKVIGEQKRYLKKLEDLMTDKDTISMQYLRLLLVGPPSVGKTTTLSRLLKDIVNISSAGNKAKLRSTLLTNCHQVVAYMNKDATEWVCSKDVEEEAKILFGYMYSSKVDEVPSEKKTKTVPESEKHTNTAKPPSLEKPQSKPQEETHIERRDDAYQQNRLIPIKARLQKLIKNGNYSEMAKCLGNTLLNINDVGGQPAFLEMLPALCNGPAMYLVFLDLSKELDKPYDIPFSRDNTVITPFKAVHTVEATVSQILSAVASIHHVSREDTTNKTTSKLSEKFEKFQQVRPVAALIGTHVDKLENPKEKIKQVNDALKATTQKFAEILVSPPSDSESSFFAVDNFAGTEQSDIAPIRDFMSDVFPCHFKDASLPIKPKWLLLGTLLRIEYSIVSMEDCLEIGRLLEMDEEDTKFCLWYLQKIGSILHYGNVPNDIDGWLSNHMFCSPEVIFTSISQLILAALRILHSEGHVTEFERAELVKMGQFSQEAIIKYCNGPDVTKMLKEGEIIPAKHLIILLQYLNLLSEIVHQDANDPKVTRITYLMPAILDCASQEELTNPPPPDTNNPEPLHITFSFGYVPTGVFCGLITRLVSQGPHGILGLTWELVEDGVKRNCVSFYVDYVHKVTLLSHDRSYEIRVERNPEQMNFHLHDLCSHTLSAILYSLKILFPKLILSVAFQCSCPKHAASKSLNNLCTLVQGRQIHFLCGRSPVTLSEAQQVWLGKAVGVGQKASLCVLKFVRKSVDQFSFDWSKVGDDDTAPVLSKPNTVSFPSVREEDFGHYQCEVKDAAAGKVLLTLYTALYKHQSTSGQRKRLLGSDKNISKHPKTDVTVQGIAVHNDQEDDDQLYTKDLQEVVSQLMEAINVWFELGLALGIPVATLENIKCHTNHNKDSLIRMLTQWLESSPSRTWSDICNGLRSGTVRHDVLANTIEEKYDDRLSGKRKRQRNDSCVPGPHTEDLSRPPHITDPLIPGHRKRLLGSGEEGETLLKRDVTVQVQPHETIVIATAAQLSQECSNEALLQLSTEIAGYDTYKHRLGLSDAEIGAIDQIIVNIPGRFHAALKKWKSKSIDFHNPLNSTATYGRLVEIATKIEDGEAVRSIHKACVEHTNTGVA; encoded by the exons ATGGCTACTGAACAAGACTCAga CGCTCAAAAGAAGCTAGCCAGGGACTTATATTGGGCTGTAAAGAATGATGACGTCACCAAAGTTAGGTCCCTGTTGGGACAGGGGGCAGaccccaaccaccagctctactggagtgacgAGTGGGCGGGTAAGCTGCCTCCATTACACAGTGCTTGCTATGAGGGCTACCTTGAGATTGTGAAGACACTTGTTACTCATGGAGCTCGTACTGATAAACGTGATAGGACGAACAACAGTACTCCACTTCACCGGGCATGCTATGGAGGTCATAAAgaggtggtgcagtacttgaTCGAGGAGGTTGGGTGcagcactg atgtgagggatgatGATAACGTGACTCCTCTTCACTCTGCTTGTTATGGAGGAAGTAAAGACACGGTACAGTATCTGGTGGAGGAGCTGAAGATGGATGTTG ATGTGAGGGACATGTTTGGCCGAACACCACTGCACGACGCTTGTGTGAATGGACATATACAACTAGTGAAATACCTAGTTGAGGAACTAAAGTGGGATGTTG ATGTGACTGATGATGATGGCGACACTCCTCTTGACATGGCAGTAATGATGAGTCACACTGAAGTTGCTGACTATCTCAAGTCTGTAGTCTCCACTCCTGAACCAG GCACTCCATTGACTGAAGAAGACTCTGATGCTCTAGAAAAGCTGCTCCTAGACAAAAAAATAAAAGAATTTACTTTGACTGGTGAAAGGACATATGAGGCAGTTGAACGCCACCTTCGTGAGCTCGAGCACAGGGAACTAGCAGCCAATCTGCGAGGAAACCTCGACAAAG TGATTGGAGAGCAAAAGCGATATCTGAAGAAATTAGAGGATCTGATGACTGACAAAGACACTATCTCCATGCAGTACCTCCGCCTCCTTCTTGTCGGACCACCGTCCGTGGGGAAAACAACAACTCTTAGCCGTTTGCTGAAAGATATCGTAAACATTAGTTCTGCTGGAAACAAGGCAAAGCTACGCAGTACGCTACTCACCAATTGCCATCAAGTGGTCGCCTACATGAACAAAGATGCCACAGAATGGGTTTGTTCCAAAGACGTAGAAGAGGAAGCAAAGATCCTctttggctacatgtacagtagcaaGGTTGATGAAGTCCCAAGTGAGAAAAAGACAAAAACTGTCCCTGAAAGCGAaaagcacacaaacacagccaAACCACCTTCTCTTGAAAAGCCTCAGTCAAAACCTCAAGAAGAAACACACATTGAAAGACGAGATGATGCTTACCAACAGAACAGGCTCATACCCATCAAGGCTCGACTGCAAAAACTGATAAAGAACGGAAACTACTCCGAAATGGCCAAATGTCTTGGCAACACCTTGCTAAACATCAACGATGTCGGAGGCCAACCTGCCTTCCTAGAAATGCTACCAGCCCTATGCAATGGTCCTGCCATGTATCTAGTGTTCTTGGATCTGAGCAAGGAACTTGACAAGCCCTACGATATCCCCTTCAGTCGTGACAACACAGTCATTACTCCATTCAaagctgtacacacagtggAAGCCACAGtctctcaaatcctctcaGCAGTTGCCAGTATCCATCACGTCTCTCGAGAAGATACCACGAACAAAACTACCTCTAAATTGAGCGAGAAGTTTGAAAAGTTCCAACAAGTTCGTCCGGTAGCAGCTTTGATCGGTACTCACGTGGACAAGTTGGAGAATCCGAAAGAGAAAATCAAGCAAGTCAACGATGCTCTGAAAGCAACCACTCAAAAGTTTGCCGAGATCCTTGTATCACCTCCGTCAGATTCTGAATCTTCATTTTTTGCTGTGGACAACTTTGCTGGAACTGAACAGTCTGACATTGCCCCGATTCGTGATTTCATGAGCGATGTTTTCCCCTGTCACTTCAAGGATGCATCTCTGCCCATTAAACCGAAATGGCTCCTACTGGGCACACTACTGCGGATAGAGTACTCGATCGTGTCGATGGAAGACTGTCTGGAAATAGGGAGATTGTTGGAAATGGATGAAGAAGACACCAAATTCTGTCTTTG gtaCCTACAGAAGATTGGATCTATACTCCATTACGGGAATGTACCCAATGATATCGATGGCTGGCTAAGCAACCACATGTTCTGCTCCCCTGAAGTGATATTCACTAGCATCAGCCAACTGATCCTTGCTGCTTTACGCATCCTCCATTCTGAAGGCCACGTCACTGAGTTTGAGCGAGCAGAGTTGGTCAAGATGGGGCAGTTTTCACAGGAGGCCATTATCAAGTACTGTAATGGTCCTGATGTTACAAAGATGCTCAAGGAAGGAGAGATTATCCCAGCCAAGCATCTCATCATACTGCTGCAATATCTCAACCTTCTCTCCGAAATTGTCCACCAAGATGCCAATGATCCAAAGGTCACTCGAATCACGTACCTCATGCCGGCTATTTTGGACTGTGCTTCACAAGAGGAGCTGACCAACCCACCTCCACCAGACACCAACAACCCAGAACCACTCCACATCACATTCAGCTTTGGTTACGTACCAACAGGAGTCTTCTGTGGGCTCATCACTCGACTAGTTTCCCAAGGCCCTCACGGAATTCTCGGATTGACGTGGGAATTGGTGGAAGATGGCGTGAAACGAAACTGCGTCTCCTTTTATGTTGACTACGTACACAAAGTGACACTACTCTCTCACGACAGAAGCTACGAGATACGTGTTGAACGCAATCCAGAACAGATGAATTTTCATCTTCACGATCTTTGCTCCCACACTCTGTCAGCAATCCTGTATTCTCTCAAGATCCTGTTCCCAAAGTTGATCCTCAGTGTTGCATTTCAATGCTCCTGTCCCAAACACGCAGCAAGCAAGAGTCTCAACAACCTTTGCACCCTTGTTCAAGGTCGACAGATCCACTTCCTGTGTGGTAGAAGTCCCGTCACCCTCAGTGAAGCACAACAAGTGTGGTTGGGGAAG GCTGTAGGTGTTGGTCAGAAGGCAAGCTTGTGTGTGCTCAAGTTTGTTAGAAAGTCTGTGGATCAGTTTTCCTTTGATTGGAGCAAAGTGGGAGATGATGACACAGCACCTGTTCTCAGCAAACCCAACACTGTGAGCTTCCCGAGTGTGAGAGAGGAGGACTTTGGTCACTACCAGTGTGAGGTGAAGGATGCAGCTGCTGGGAAAGTGCTCCTCACTCTCTACACAGCTCTCTACAAACACCAGTCAA CCTCAGGTCAGCGCAAAAGATTATTGGGATCAGATAAAAACATTTCAAAGCATCCGAAGACTGATGTTACTGTACAAG GCATTGCTGTACACAATGATCAAGAAGATGATGATCAATTGTACACTAAAGACTTGCAAGAAGTTGTTTCTCAATTAATGGAAGCCATTAATGTTTGGTTTGAGTTGGGCCTCGCTTTAGGGATCCCAGTTGCCACGCTTGAGAATATCAAGTGTCACACAAATCACAATAAAGATAGTTTGATTAGAATGCTGACCCAGTGGCTGGAATCTTCACCTTCTCGTACATGGAGTGACATTTGCAATGGCCTCAGAAGTGGCACTGTCAGACATGACGTTCTAGCAAATACAATCGAGGAGAAATACGATG ATCGGCTATCAGGGAAGAGAAAGAGACAAAGAAACGATTCGTGTGTTCCCGGACCCCATACAGAGGACTTGTCCCGACCACCCCACATCACTG ATCCTCTAATCCCAGGACACCGCAAAAGATTATTGGGATCAGGTGAAGAAGGTGAAACTCTGTTAAAGCGTGATGTCACTGTACAAG TTCAACCACATGAGACGATAGTGATAGCGACCGCAGCTCAGTTGAGTCAAGAGTGCTCGAATGaagctcttctccagttgtctaccgagattgctggctatgacacatacaagcacaggctgggcctcagtgatgctgagatTGGTGCTATCGATCAGATCATTGTTAATATTCCTGGGAGATTTCACGCTGCTCtaaagaagtggaagagtaaaagCATCGATTTCCACAATCCATTgaattcaacagctacttacgGTCGATTAGTGGAGATTGCTACAAagattgaggacggagaggcagttcgcagcattcacaaggcctgtgtgGAGCATACCA ATACTGGAGTTGCTTGA
- the LOC135352129 gene encoding uncharacterized protein LOC135352129 isoform X1, with protein MATEQDSDAQKKLARDLYWAVKNDDVTKVRSLLGQGADPNHQLYWSDEWAGKLPPLHSACYEGYLEIVKTLVTHGARTDKRDRTNNSTPLHRACYGGHKEVVQYLIEEVGCSTDVRDDDNVTPLHSACYGGSKDTVQYLVEELKMDVDVRDMFGRTPLHDACVNGHIQLVKYLVEELKWDVDVTDDDGDTPLDMAVMMSHTEVADYLKSVVSTPEPDTPNGSEQLPSTSSKDDPNLTSSSTPLTEEDSDALEKLLLDKKIKEFTLTGERTYEAVERHLRELEHRELAANLRGNLDKVIGEQKRYLKKLEDLMTDKDTISMQYLRLLLVGPPSVGKTTTLSRLLKDIVNISSAGNKAKLRSTLLTNCHQVVAYMNKDATEWVCSKDVEEEAKILFGYMYSSKVDEVPSEKKTKTVPESEKHTNTAKPPSLEKPQSKPQEETHIERRDDAYQQNRLIPIKARLQKLIKNGNYSEMAKCLGNTLLNINDVGGQPAFLEMLPALCNGPAMYLVFLDLSKELDKPYDIPFSRDNTVITPFKAVHTVEATVSQILSAVASIHHVSREDTTNKTTSKLSEKFEKFQQVRPVAALIGTHVDKLENPKEKIKQVNDALKATTQKFAEILVSPPSDSESSFFAVDNFAGTEQSDIAPIRDFMSDVFPCHFKDASLPIKPKWLLLGTLLRIEYSIVSMEDCLEIGRLLEMDEEDTKFCLWYLQKIGSILHYGNVPNDIDGWLSNHMFCSPEVIFTSISQLILAALRILHSEGHVTEFERAELVKMGQFSQEAIIKYCNGPDVTKMLKEGEIIPAKHLIILLQYLNLLSEIVHQDANDPKVTRITYLMPAILDCASQEELTNPPPPDTNNPEPLHITFSFGYVPTGVFCGLITRLVSQGPHGILGLTWELVEDGVKRNCVSFYVDYVHKVTLLSHDRSYEIRVERNPEQMNFHLHDLCSHTLSAILYSLKILFPKLILSVAFQCSCPKHAASKSLNNLCTLVQGRQIHFLCGRSPVTLSEAQQVWLGKAVGVGQKASLCVLKFVRKSVDQFSFDWSKVGDDDTAPVLSKPNTVSFPSVREEDFGHYQCEVKDAAAGKVLLTLYTALYKHQSTSGQRKRLLGSDKNISKHPKTDVTVQGIAVHNDQEDDDQLYTKDLQEVVSQLMEAINVWFELGLALGIPVATLENIKCHTNHNKDSLIRMLTQWLESSPSRTWSDICNGLRSGTVRHDVLANTIEEKYDDRLSGKRKRQRNDSCVPGPHTEDLSRPPHITDPLIPGHRKRLLGSGEEGETLLKRDVTVQVQPHETIVIATAAQLSQECSNEALLQLSTEIAGYDTYKHRLGLSDAEIGAIDQIIVNIPGRFHAALKKWKSKSIDFHNPLNSTATYGRLVEIATKIEDGEAVRSIHKACVEHTNTGVA; from the exons ATGGCTACTGAACAAGACTCAga CGCTCAAAAGAAGCTAGCCAGGGACTTATATTGGGCTGTAAAGAATGATGACGTCACCAAAGTTAGGTCCCTGTTGGGACAGGGGGCAGaccccaaccaccagctctactggagtgacgAGTGGGCGGGTAAGCTGCCTCCATTACACAGTGCTTGCTATGAGGGCTACCTTGAGATTGTGAAGACACTTGTTACTCATGGAGCTCGTACTGATAAACGTGATAGGACGAACAACAGTACTCCACTTCACCGGGCATGCTATGGAGGTCATAAAgaggtggtgcagtacttgaTCGAGGAGGTTGGGTGcagcactg atgtgagggatgatGATAACGTGACTCCTCTTCACTCTGCTTGTTATGGAGGAAGTAAAGACACGGTACAGTATCTGGTGGAGGAGCTGAAGATGGATGTTG ATGTGAGGGACATGTTTGGCCGAACACCACTGCACGACGCTTGTGTGAATGGACATATACAACTAGTGAAATACCTAGTTGAGGAACTAAAGTGGGATGTTG ATGTGACTGATGATGATGGCGACACTCCTCTTGACATGGCAGTAATGATGAGTCACACTGAAGTTGCTGACTATCTCAAGTCTGTAGTCTCCACTCCTGAACCAG ATACTCCAAATGGTTCCGAACAACTTCCTTCAACTTCTTCCAAGGATGATCCTAACCTAACCTCATCAA GCACTCCATTGACTGAAGAAGACTCTGATGCTCTAGAAAAGCTGCTCCTAGACAAAAAAATAAAAGAATTTACTTTGACTGGTGAAAGGACATATGAGGCAGTTGAACGCCACCTTCGTGAGCTCGAGCACAGGGAACTAGCAGCCAATCTGCGAGGAAACCTCGACAAAG TGATTGGAGAGCAAAAGCGATATCTGAAGAAATTAGAGGATCTGATGACTGACAAAGACACTATCTCCATGCAGTACCTCCGCCTCCTTCTTGTCGGACCACCGTCCGTGGGGAAAACAACAACTCTTAGCCGTTTGCTGAAAGATATCGTAAACATTAGTTCTGCTGGAAACAAGGCAAAGCTACGCAGTACGCTACTCACCAATTGCCATCAAGTGGTCGCCTACATGAACAAAGATGCCACAGAATGGGTTTGTTCCAAAGACGTAGAAGAGGAAGCAAAGATCCTctttggctacatgtacagtagcaaGGTTGATGAAGTCCCAAGTGAGAAAAAGACAAAAACTGTCCCTGAAAGCGAaaagcacacaaacacagccaAACCACCTTCTCTTGAAAAGCCTCAGTCAAAACCTCAAGAAGAAACACACATTGAAAGACGAGATGATGCTTACCAACAGAACAGGCTCATACCCATCAAGGCTCGACTGCAAAAACTGATAAAGAACGGAAACTACTCCGAAATGGCCAAATGTCTTGGCAACACCTTGCTAAACATCAACGATGTCGGAGGCCAACCTGCCTTCCTAGAAATGCTACCAGCCCTATGCAATGGTCCTGCCATGTATCTAGTGTTCTTGGATCTGAGCAAGGAACTTGACAAGCCCTACGATATCCCCTTCAGTCGTGACAACACAGTCATTACTCCATTCAaagctgtacacacagtggAAGCCACAGtctctcaaatcctctcaGCAGTTGCCAGTATCCATCACGTCTCTCGAGAAGATACCACGAACAAAACTACCTCTAAATTGAGCGAGAAGTTTGAAAAGTTCCAACAAGTTCGTCCGGTAGCAGCTTTGATCGGTACTCACGTGGACAAGTTGGAGAATCCGAAAGAGAAAATCAAGCAAGTCAACGATGCTCTGAAAGCAACCACTCAAAAGTTTGCCGAGATCCTTGTATCACCTCCGTCAGATTCTGAATCTTCATTTTTTGCTGTGGACAACTTTGCTGGAACTGAACAGTCTGACATTGCCCCGATTCGTGATTTCATGAGCGATGTTTTCCCCTGTCACTTCAAGGATGCATCTCTGCCCATTAAACCGAAATGGCTCCTACTGGGCACACTACTGCGGATAGAGTACTCGATCGTGTCGATGGAAGACTGTCTGGAAATAGGGAGATTGTTGGAAATGGATGAAGAAGACACCAAATTCTGTCTTTG gtaCCTACAGAAGATTGGATCTATACTCCATTACGGGAATGTACCCAATGATATCGATGGCTGGCTAAGCAACCACATGTTCTGCTCCCCTGAAGTGATATTCACTAGCATCAGCCAACTGATCCTTGCTGCTTTACGCATCCTCCATTCTGAAGGCCACGTCACTGAGTTTGAGCGAGCAGAGTTGGTCAAGATGGGGCAGTTTTCACAGGAGGCCATTATCAAGTACTGTAATGGTCCTGATGTTACAAAGATGCTCAAGGAAGGAGAGATTATCCCAGCCAAGCATCTCATCATACTGCTGCAATATCTCAACCTTCTCTCCGAAATTGTCCACCAAGATGCCAATGATCCAAAGGTCACTCGAATCACGTACCTCATGCCGGCTATTTTGGACTGTGCTTCACAAGAGGAGCTGACCAACCCACCTCCACCAGACACCAACAACCCAGAACCACTCCACATCACATTCAGCTTTGGTTACGTACCAACAGGAGTCTTCTGTGGGCTCATCACTCGACTAGTTTCCCAAGGCCCTCACGGAATTCTCGGATTGACGTGGGAATTGGTGGAAGATGGCGTGAAACGAAACTGCGTCTCCTTTTATGTTGACTACGTACACAAAGTGACACTACTCTCTCACGACAGAAGCTACGAGATACGTGTTGAACGCAATCCAGAACAGATGAATTTTCATCTTCACGATCTTTGCTCCCACACTCTGTCAGCAATCCTGTATTCTCTCAAGATCCTGTTCCCAAAGTTGATCCTCAGTGTTGCATTTCAATGCTCCTGTCCCAAACACGCAGCAAGCAAGAGTCTCAACAACCTTTGCACCCTTGTTCAAGGTCGACAGATCCACTTCCTGTGTGGTAGAAGTCCCGTCACCCTCAGTGAAGCACAACAAGTGTGGTTGGGGAAG GCTGTAGGTGTTGGTCAGAAGGCAAGCTTGTGTGTGCTCAAGTTTGTTAGAAAGTCTGTGGATCAGTTTTCCTTTGATTGGAGCAAAGTGGGAGATGATGACACAGCACCTGTTCTCAGCAAACCCAACACTGTGAGCTTCCCGAGTGTGAGAGAGGAGGACTTTGGTCACTACCAGTGTGAGGTGAAGGATGCAGCTGCTGGGAAAGTGCTCCTCACTCTCTACACAGCTCTCTACAAACACCAGTCAA CCTCAGGTCAGCGCAAAAGATTATTGGGATCAGATAAAAACATTTCAAAGCATCCGAAGACTGATGTTACTGTACAAG GCATTGCTGTACACAATGATCAAGAAGATGATGATCAATTGTACACTAAAGACTTGCAAGAAGTTGTTTCTCAATTAATGGAAGCCATTAATGTTTGGTTTGAGTTGGGCCTCGCTTTAGGGATCCCAGTTGCCACGCTTGAGAATATCAAGTGTCACACAAATCACAATAAAGATAGTTTGATTAGAATGCTGACCCAGTGGCTGGAATCTTCACCTTCTCGTACATGGAGTGACATTTGCAATGGCCTCAGAAGTGGCACTGTCAGACATGACGTTCTAGCAAATACAATCGAGGAGAAATACGATG ATCGGCTATCAGGGAAGAGAAAGAGACAAAGAAACGATTCGTGTGTTCCCGGACCCCATACAGAGGACTTGTCCCGACCACCCCACATCACTG ATCCTCTAATCCCAGGACACCGCAAAAGATTATTGGGATCAGGTGAAGAAGGTGAAACTCTGTTAAAGCGTGATGTCACTGTACAAG TTCAACCACATGAGACGATAGTGATAGCGACCGCAGCTCAGTTGAGTCAAGAGTGCTCGAATGaagctcttctccagttgtctaccgagattgctggctatgacacatacaagcacaggctgggcctcagtgatgctgagatTGGTGCTATCGATCAGATCATTGTTAATATTCCTGGGAGATTTCACGCTGCTCtaaagaagtggaagagtaaaagCATCGATTTCCACAATCCATTgaattcaacagctacttacgGTCGATTAGTGGAGATTGCTACAAagattgaggacggagaggcagttcgcagcattcacaaggcctgtgtgGAGCATACCA ATACTGGAGTTGCTTGA